Part of the Labilibaculum antarcticum genome, ATAATTATTTGATCCACTAGATTGTAGCCAAATTTTTTTTCCACCATCTGAAGAAATTCCCTAAAAACAATACCTTTCATTTTACTCTATATCTTAAATTAAACGAAACCATAATTTACAATGAACGTATCCACACTGTATTATCATTAATTCAATACCTGTTTTTGCTCTTTCCGTCAAAAATATTGATTCTTTAATAAAATACATAATTAAATAATTTGGATAGCAATTAATTGGGAATAATTATTCAAACCAGCCCCCCCCAATTGGACTTTTTTAGTGAAATTATATGCATGTAAATTTAAATACGTAAATATTTCATTAAGGTTATTAACAATAACAACTTAGCTTTTTTTAATCAAAAATCATTAGCTTAGTTATAATATAAGAATAATATATAACTTAAAAATTATCATATGAAGATTTCAGTTGTCGGTACAGGATATGTTGGATTAGTGTCCGGTACATGTTTTTCAGAAACAGGGGTAGACGTTGTATGTGTAGATGTAAATGAGGAAAAAATTAATTTACTGAACAGTGGCGAGATACCAATTTATGAACCGGGCTTGAAAGATATCTTCACAAGGAATGTTGAAAAGAATAGATTATCCTTTACGACTAGCCTAAAAGATAGTTTGATTGATACAGAAGTTATATTTATTGCTGTTGGAACCCCACCGGATGAAGACGGAAGTGCTGATCTTAAGTATGTATTAGGTGTTGCACGTGAAATAGGACGCAACATGAATAAATACCTTGTTGTAGTAACAAAAAGTACGGTTCCGGTAGGCACATCAAAGAAAGTAAAAGCTGCAATTGCAGAAGAACTTAAAACCCGAAATGTTTCAATACCTTTTGATGTAGCTTCTAATCCTGAATTTTTAAAGGAGGGGAGTGCTGTTGACGATTTTCTTAAACCCGACCGAATTGTTGTTGGTGTAGAAACAGCCAAAGCAGAGAAGACACTTCGTAGATTGTATAAGCCTTTTTTAATGAATGGCCATCCCATTTTGTTCATGAATATTCTTTCTTCAGAAATGACAAAATATGCAGCCAACTCAATGTTGGCAACAAAAATTAGTTTTATGAACGATATCGCAAATCTTTGCGAATTGGTTGGTGCTGATGTTGATATGGTAAGAAAGGGGATTGGTTCAGACGCGAGAATTGGGAATAAATTTATTTATCCGGGTACGGGATATGGAGGATCATGTTTCCCAAAAGATGTGCAAGCTTTAGTTCGAACTGCAGATGAATATGGTCATTCTTTAGACATCTTAAAAGCGGTGGAATCTGTAAACTACCGGCAAAAAGAAATTTTGATAAAAAAAATAAAGAAACACTTTGGAGAGAATTTAAAGGGATTGAGGTTTGCGATGTGGGGACTTGCCTTTAAGCCGAAAACGGATGACATGAGAGAAGCTCCATCTCTTGTAATAATCGAAAATCTATTGAAAGAAGGAGCGAGTGTTGTTGCATACGATCCTGTAGCACAAGAGGAAGCTCATCGAATATTAGGTGATAATATAAGCTATGCAAAAGATGAGTACGATGCTTGTCTTGATGCTGATGCATTAATAATTGTTACTGAATGGTCTGAGTTTAGATCACCAAACTTCCGTGTGATTGAAAAACTAATGAAATCAAATACCATATTTGATGGGCGAAATATTTATGACCCTGAAGAAATGAGGGAGTTAAAATTTAATTATTATAGTATTGGCCGGGCAGCTGTTCTAATTTAAAACTAAAATCATGAAAAGAATACTTGTAACAGGTGGTGCGGGCTTTGTTGGTTCACATTTGTGCGAAAGATTGCTTCACGAAGGAAATGAAGTTATTTGTATGGATAACTATTTCACAGGCAAAAAGCACAAGATTTTACATTTGTTAAATCATCCCTATTTTGAAATGATCAGACATGATGTGACCATGCCTTATTTTATTGAAGTGGATGA contains:
- a CDS encoding UDP-glucose dehydrogenase family protein, which codes for MKISVVGTGYVGLVSGTCFSETGVDVVCVDVNEEKINLLNSGEIPIYEPGLKDIFTRNVEKNRLSFTTSLKDSLIDTEVIFIAVGTPPDEDGSADLKYVLGVAREIGRNMNKYLVVVTKSTVPVGTSKKVKAAIAEELKTRNVSIPFDVASNPEFLKEGSAVDDFLKPDRIVVGVETAKAEKTLRRLYKPFLMNGHPILFMNILSSEMTKYAANSMLATKISFMNDIANLCELVGADVDMVRKGIGSDARIGNKFIYPGTGYGGSCFPKDVQALVRTADEYGHSLDILKAVESVNYRQKEILIKKIKKHFGENLKGLRFAMWGLAFKPKTDDMREAPSLVIIENLLKEGASVVAYDPVAQEEAHRILGDNISYAKDEYDACLDADALIIVTEWSEFRSPNFRVIEKLMKSNTIFDGRNIYDPEEMRELKFNYYSIGRAAVLI